The following proteins are co-located in the Acropora palmata chromosome 11, jaAcrPala1.3, whole genome shotgun sequence genome:
- the LOC141897388 gene encoding uncharacterized protein LOC141897388, which produces MMEGENFFLGSNSHGPDLDIMSNHLKRTMSDLQDLTIRYDEVLREKSVLEKKLSKTSRELWEKNQLIDELEKRYFDTKAMMMESHSSAKKVVEGAAQHQQEQNREMLERTHFIIALQMKLLSTKEEVDILKEKLEESNSEKENLLNRFSQISKNYDNQRRESMKLTEKLEHQKDNIQRAEELKVKVRQLQFSNQKLKQEKDEALREQEELKCWTEALKARYDIVEEDRKQTQESHESTVADYSELRDKADELELRLTICGREIEDLKKRCKDYEQTSNTYREQRDLYEKAWKETAAERDEMRKDREETMCKLTELIHGRDEAIDRQMEYSRQFELQYKKTAEELHQTKERLYQTEREMEDLRKAKLQRNPSDLVDHPFAAEKKNIKSLRIDTEAAPGNQLVEGTQIDENSPAESSQSSEDSFDWRSRRKTSDIIDSVKKRVAMHRSPVTEQHSGNDSGEGSPQKNLSLDEKLEELMPERKCLSPEAQNCLSLDRNRGRSLFKSAPTYNTLEYMFGPSVSKTTSIYGGFDSNHSAYSSFRSSRSRVSELPGRLEESDTVDDGERKAIERECKYEDETETLTRPGYFKSISSPSKINKSAKMCKSAGGSESCFDDKGDHLEDTEPFETKHCKGVTPKEPITLENGEEDKVKRSELEEIEEALKSPTLKGPFRRRSDALTDGKPRSSSVPNCLANDDRCQADVADNSSL; this is translated from the exons ATGATGGAAGGAGAGAATTTCTTCTTAG GATCAAATAGTCATGGCCCCGACTTGGATATCATGAGCAATCATTTGAAACGCACCATGTCTGACTTGCAAGATTTGACAATCCGATATGACGAAGTATTGAGAGAAAAGTCTGTGTTAGAGAAGAAGTTGAGTAAAACATCCAGGGAGCTGTGGGAGAAGAACCAACTCATTGATGAACTAGAGAAACGCTACTTTGACACAAAAGCCATGATGATGGAGTCGCATTCCAGCGCCAAGAAAGTGGTAGAGGGCGCCGCACAACATCAGCAAGAACAGAACAGGGAAATGCTTGAAAGAACGCATTTCATCATCGCCCTGCAAATGAAGCTTCTTTCCACCAAAGAGGAGGTTGACATATTGAAGGAGAAGTTAGAAGAAAGCAATAGTGAGAAAGAAAATCTTCTCAACCGCTTCTCTCAGATTTCAAAGAATTACGACAACCAGAGACGCGAATCGATGAAGTTGACAGAAAAGCTAGAACACCAGAAGGATAATATTCAGCGAGCAGAAGAACTCAAGGTGAAAGTTCGACAACTGCAGTTCAGCAACCAGAAACTTAAACAGGAAAAGGACGAGGCTTTGAGGGAGCAAGAGGAACTGAAATGTTGGACCGAGGCACTAAAGGCCCGATACGATATCGTGGAAGAGGacagaaaacaaacacaagaaaGTCACGAAAGCACTGTTGCTGATTATTCTGAACTTCGCGACAAAGCCGATGAATTGGAGCTGAGACTTACAATTTGTGGGCGCGAGATAGAAGACTTGAAAAAGCGCTGCAAAGATTACGAACAGACTTCAAACACGTACCGAGAGCAACGAGATTTGTATGAAAAGGCGTGGAAGGAGACTGCAGCGGAACGAGATGAAATGAGGAAGGACAGAGAGGAGACTATGTGCAAATTAACGGAGCTCATCCACGGTCGAGATGAGGCAATTGACAGACAGATGGAATACAGTCGACAATTTGAATTGCAGTACAAGAAAACAGCTGAAGAACTACATCAAACCAAGGAGCGACTTTATCAAACAGAACGAGAGATGGAAGACCTAAGGAAAGCCAAGCTTCAAAGAAACCCTTCCGATTTGGTTGATCACCCCTTTGCTGCGGAGAAA AAAAACATCAAGAGCCTTCGTATAGACACTGAGGCAGCCCCGGGAAACCAGTTAGTAGAGGGCACACAAATAGATGAGAACTCACCGGCGGAGAGCAGTCAAAGTAGTGAAGACTCATTCGATTGGAGATCACGCCGCAAAACAAGTGATATCATTGACAGCGTTAAAAAACGTGTCGCCATGCACAGATCACCAGTTACAGAACAACACAGCGGGAATGATAGCGGAGAAGGTTCTCCTCAAAAGAACTTGTCCTTAGACGAGAAGTTAGAAGAACTGATGCCTGAAAGAAAGTGTCTTTCACCCGAAGCCCAGAATTGTTTGAGTCTTGATCGGAACCGTGGAAGAAGCCTCTTTAAGAGTGCACCGACTTATAACACTTTAGAGTACATGTTTGGACCATCAGTCAGTAAAACTACTTCCATTTACGGTGGTTTTGACAGCAACCATTCTGCTTACTCGTCTTTTCGTTCTTCTCGAAGCCGTGTTTCAGAGTTACCGGGGCGTTTGGAGGAATCGGACACAGTAGACGACGGGGAACGAAAAGCTATCGAGCGGGAGTGCAAGTACGAGGACGAAACAGAAACCCTAACTCGCCCGGGTTATTTCAAAAGCATTTCGTCTccgtcaaaaattaataaatctGCGAAGATGTGTAAATCAGCCGGAGGCTCAGAGAGCTGCTTTGACGATAAGGGAGACCATCTTGAGGACACAGAGCCATTTGAAACCAAACACTGTAAAGGTGTCACACCAAAGGAGCCGATTACTCTTGAAAATGGTGAAGAAGATAAAGTGAAAAGATCGGAATTAGAAGAAATAGAAGAGGCGCTGAAGTCTCCTACGCTCAAAGGTCCGTTCCGACGGAGGTCAGATGCGCTCACTGATGGAAAGCCCAGAAGTTCATCAGTTCCGAACTGCCTCGCGAATGATGATCGTTGTCAAGCAGACGTTGCAGATAATTCCTCCCTTTGA
- the LOC141897011 gene encoding uncharacterized protein LOC141897011, producing MTPFDGTLGTVQGANDYEAGKNEFGMKDLGTEILYKESHGSMNKRTESDEKQKYLIRSFADGVKSDSNDDNDDEYVPDESELKYSWYEDEPDEREGKVLQKGKKSAAMWKQSLNVTYREDDAVTPKKKKKKRKTARKMGDTKPLDDGSEKVYRQRIREL from the exons ATGACACCTTTTGACGGGACTTTGGGAACTGTCCAAGGGGCAAATGATTATGAAGCTGGAAAGAATGAATTTGGCATGAAAGATTTGGGAACTGAAATACTTTACAAAGAATCTCATGGATCtatgaacaaaagaacagagaGTGATGAAAAGCAGAAATATCTCATTAGGTCATTTGCAGATGGGGTAAAAAGTGATAgcaatgatgataatgatgatgaataCGTCCCTGACGAGAGTGAATTAAAGTACAGCTGGTATGAAGATGAACCTGATGAAAGGGAAGGCAAAGTGCTACAGAAAGGGAAGAAGTCAGCTGCAATGTGGAAACAATCTCTTAATGTTACCTACAGAGAAGACGATGCAGTCACaccgaagaagaagaagaagaaaaggaagacaGCAAGGAAAATGGGTGATACTAAACCCCTAGACGATGGAAGTGAGAAAGTGTATCGTCAAAGAATCAG gGAATTATGA
- the LOC141897012 gene encoding uncharacterized protein LOC141897012 isoform X1, translated as MEHELNCEDQNPSEVTEAVEGTHEMFVSDEADRNKGQRVTELASECHNTANDDVELDCLSQLNRNEPAPGNMEHELNCADLSAKPKKSRIQPFLSWVRKRLACVPRKDATN; from the exons ATGGAACATGAATTAAACTGCGAAGACCAAAACCCAAG TGAAGTCACCGAAGCAGTTGAGGGAACACACGAGATGTTTGTATCTGATGAGGCAGATCGAAACAAAGGTCAACGTGTAACAGAACTTGCCTCTGAATGCCACAACACCGCTAACGACGACGTGGAATTAGATTGCCTGTCTCAATTGAATCGCAATGAACCGGCACCAGGTAACATGGAACATGAATTAAACTGCGCAGACCTTAGCGCAAAACCCAAG AAGAGCAGAATACAGCCATTCTTAAGCTGGGTGCGCAAGAGGCTCGCTTGCGTTCCACGCAAAGACGCTACTAACTAA
- the LOC141897012 gene encoding uncharacterized protein LOC141897012 isoform X3, whose amino-acid sequence MFVSDEADRNKGQRVTELASECHNTANDDVELDCLSQLNRNEPAPGNMEHELNCADLSAKPKKSRIQPFLSWVRKRLACVPRKDATN is encoded by the exons ATGTTTGTATCTGATGAGGCAGATCGAAACAAAGGTCAACGTGTAACAGAACTTGCCTCTGAATGCCACAACACCGCTAACGACGACGTGGAATTAGATTGCCTGTCTCAATTGAATCGCAATGAACCGGCACCAGGTAACATGGAACATGAATTAAACTGCGCAGACCTTAGCGCAAAACCCAAG AAGAGCAGAATACAGCCATTCTTAAGCTGGGTGCGCAAGAGGCTCGCTTGCGTTCCACGCAAAGACGCTACTAACTAA
- the LOC141897012 gene encoding uncharacterized protein LOC141897012 isoform X2 has translation MEHELNCEDQNPSEVTEAVEGTHEMFVSDEADRNKGQRVTELASECHNTANDDVELDCLSQLNRNEPAPEEQNTAILKLGAQEARLRSTQRRY, from the exons ATGGAACATGAATTAAACTGCGAAGACCAAAACCCAAG TGAAGTCACCGAAGCAGTTGAGGGAACACACGAGATGTTTGTATCTGATGAGGCAGATCGAAACAAAGGTCAACGTGTAACAGAACTTGCCTCTGAATGCCACAACACCGCTAACGACGACGTGGAATTAGATTGCCTGTCTCAATTGAATCGCAATGAACCGGCACCAG AAGAGCAGAATACAGCCATTCTTAAGCTGGGTGCGCAAGAGGCTCGCTTGCGTTCCACGCAAAGACGCTACTAA